The Mycobacterium paragordonae genome includes a region encoding these proteins:
- a CDS encoding glycosyltransferase family 2 protein: MTLALPTVDQNGDVGERATPSDAENYIYLVTVLSRPAVSVVAPCFDEEEVLPLFLSRVGGVLNALGGTSEVVLVDDGSRDRTWEIIEKAAVEDSRVVGVRLMRNHGHQLALTAGLSVSRGERVLIIDADLQDPPELLPDMMALMDEGADVVYGQRRRREGEGVFKRVTAALFYRGIGRMTEVDIPSDTGDFRLITRRVLDLLIAMPERHRFVRGMVAWIGGKQVPLVYDRDPRAAGESKYPFAKMLRFAADAITSFSMVPLKFSVMLGWVMAFLGFAAAINSIRGAMLGQTVPGWSSLMATIGLLTGMQFLMLGIIGAYLGRMYDQSKGRPLFLIRDMVGGVDGSVEAADQASAMYGTSAPQSQG, from the coding sequence GTGACTTTGGCGTTGCCTACGGTTGATCAAAATGGCGATGTCGGCGAAAGAGCCACGCCGAGCGACGCTGAGAATTACATTTACCTGGTGACTGTTTTGAGTCGCCCGGCAGTCTCGGTGGTTGCACCCTGCTTCGACGAAGAAGAGGTGCTACCGCTGTTCTTGAGCCGGGTTGGGGGAGTGCTGAATGCGCTGGGTGGCACGAGCGAGGTTGTCCTAGTTGATGACGGCTCGAGGGACCGCACCTGGGAGATCATCGAGAAGGCGGCGGTCGAGGACTCGCGTGTCGTTGGCGTCCGTCTGATGCGCAATCACGGACACCAACTCGCGTTAACGGCAGGACTTAGCGTGTCGCGGGGTGAACGGGTGCTTATCATCGATGCCGACCTACAGGACCCGCCCGAGCTTTTGCCCGACATGATGGCCCTGATGGACGAGGGCGCCGACGTCGTATACGGCCAGCGTCGCCGGCGCGAAGGCGAAGGCGTTTTCAAGCGGGTTACGGCCGCCCTGTTTTACCGAGGCATTGGCCGCATGACCGAGGTCGACATCCCCTCCGACACAGGTGACTTCCGTTTGATCACCCGACGGGTGCTTGATCTGCTAATCGCCATGCCCGAGCGTCATCGGTTCGTGCGCGGCATGGTGGCGTGGATCGGTGGGAAGCAGGTGCCGCTGGTTTACGACCGCGACCCGCGCGCGGCAGGTGAGAGCAAGTACCCATTTGCAAAGATGCTGCGTTTCGCCGCGGACGCCATAACGTCATTTTCGATGGTGCCTCTGAAGTTTTCGGTGATGCTCGGTTGGGTCATGGCGTTTCTGGGTTTCGCCGCTGCCATCAACTCCATCCGCGGAGCGATGCTTGGACAGACGGTTCCAGGCTGGAGCTCGCTGATGGCGACGATTGGCTTGCTCACCGGTATGCAATTTCTGATGCTTGGGATCATCGGTGCCTACCTTGGGCGAATGTACGACCAAAGCAAGGGCCGGCCATTGTTCCTCATCCGCGACATGGTCGGAGGCGTCGATGGGTCGGTCGAGGCCGCGGACCAAGCCAGCGCGATGTATGGCACGTCTGCGCCACAGTCGCAGGGCTAG
- a CDS encoding AMP-binding protein, translating to MSVVESSLPNVVRERASLQPNDIALTYIDYDHSWDGVELTLTWSQLYVRMLNLAALIREHATTGDRALILAPQSLDYIVSFLASLHAGVIAVPLSVPMGGAHDERTASVLADTAPAVVFTASSIVDNVAEYVREQPGDVKTEIIELDKLQLDGRPGAAGRAKYEQPETIYLQYTSGSTRTPAGVMVSNKNLMANFEQIMTAYYGVYGKLAPPGSTVVSWLPFYHDMGFILGLIMPILTGMPAKLTSPIGFLQRPARWMQMLGNNTLGFTAAPNFAFDLASRKTKDEDLEGLDLSGIHAILNGSERVQPVTLKRFVDRFAPFGLDPQVIRPSYGMAETTVYVATRQAGQPPKIVHFDATKLPDGHAERTEGESESSTPLVSYGVVDTQEVRIVDPETSIECPEGTVGELWVHGGNVASGYWQNPETTAATFGASIVNPTPGTPEGPWLRTGDSGFYSEGELFILGRIKDLLIVYGRNHSPDDIEATIQTVSPGRCVAIAVPQDGVEKLVTILELKQKDESPEEAAERFGFIKREVTSAISKAHGLSASDIVLVAQGSIPITTSGKPRRAQCGELYRRGEFVRLDA from the coding sequence ATGTCCGTGGTTGAATCCTCACTTCCCAATGTCGTGCGCGAGCGTGCGAGTCTGCAGCCCAACGACATTGCGCTGACCTATATCGACTACGACCATTCCTGGGACGGCGTTGAGCTGACCCTGACCTGGTCACAGCTGTATGTGCGCATGCTCAACCTCGCCGCGCTGATCAGGGAGCACGCGACGACCGGGGACCGGGCGTTGATCCTGGCGCCGCAAAGCCTGGATTACATCGTGAGTTTCCTGGCGTCGCTGCACGCCGGCGTCATCGCGGTGCCGCTGTCGGTTCCGATGGGCGGTGCCCACGATGAACGCACGGCGTCGGTGCTGGCCGACACGGCGCCGGCCGTGGTGTTCACGGCGTCGTCGATCGTCGACAACGTGGCCGAGTACGTTCGGGAGCAGCCCGGTGACGTCAAGACCGAGATCATCGAGCTCGACAAGCTGCAGCTCGACGGGCGCCCCGGCGCGGCTGGCCGCGCCAAGTATGAGCAGCCGGAGACGATCTATCTGCAGTACACGTCCGGTTCCACCCGCACCCCGGCCGGGGTCATGGTGTCCAACAAGAACCTGATGGCCAATTTCGAGCAGATCATGACCGCCTACTACGGCGTCTACGGCAAACTCGCTCCGCCGGGGTCGACCGTGGTGTCGTGGCTGCCGTTCTACCACGATATGGGCTTCATCCTGGGCCTCATCATGCCCATCCTCACCGGCATGCCGGCAAAGCTGACCAGCCCCATCGGATTCCTGCAGCGGCCCGCCCGGTGGATGCAGATGCTCGGCAACAACACTCTCGGGTTCACCGCGGCGCCGAACTTCGCGTTCGATCTGGCGTCGCGCAAGACCAAGGACGAGGACCTCGAAGGGCTCGACCTGAGCGGCATCCACGCGATCCTCAACGGCAGTGAGCGGGTGCAGCCTGTCACCCTGAAGCGTTTCGTGGACCGGTTCGCTCCGTTCGGACTCGACCCGCAAGTCATCCGTCCGTCCTACGGCATGGCCGAAACAACCGTGTACGTCGCTACCCGCCAGGCGGGGCAGCCGCCGAAGATCGTCCATTTCGACGCCACCAAATTGCCGGACGGCCACGCCGAACGCACCGAGGGCGAAAGCGAAAGCAGCACACCGCTTGTCAGCTACGGCGTGGTGGACACCCAGGAAGTGCGCATCGTCGATCCCGAAACCTCCATCGAGTGCCCGGAAGGGACCGTCGGCGAACTCTGGGTACATGGCGGCAATGTCGCTTCCGGCTATTGGCAGAACCCCGAGACCACCGCGGCCACTTTCGGCGCATCGATCGTCAACCCCACCCCCGGCACGCCGGAGGGTCCGTGGCTGCGGACGGGGGATTCCGGGTTCTATTCCGAGGGCGAGCTGTTCATTTTGGGTCGCATCAAGGACCTGTTGATCGTCTATGGGCGCAATCACTCGCCTGACGACATCGAGGCGACCATCCAGACGGTCAGTCCGGGCCGGTGCGTGGCGATCGCGGTTCCGCAGGATGGCGTCGAGAAACTTGTCACCATTCTCGAACTCAAGCAGAAGGACGAATCGCCCGAAGAAGCGGCCGAGCGTTTCGGCTTCATCAAACGTGAAGTGACATCGGCGATTTCGAAGGCGCACGGCTTGAGCGCGTCCGATATCGTGCTGGTTGCCCAGGGTTCGATCCCGATCACCACCAGCGGCAAGCCCCGCCGCGCGCAGTGCGGCGAACTGTACCGCCGCGGCGAGTTCGTCCGGTTGGACGCGTAA
- a CDS encoding glycosyltransferase family 2 protein, which yields MNDNDIARAPKISVCVPMYNNGATIARCLTSILDQDGVDFEILVVDDDSTDDCAATVAAMLRPQDRLVRNAPRLGLNGNHNRCLEVARGELVQFVHGDDWLLPGALRALTSCFDDVDVGMAFAPRKVETDDQDFQRQYGVLHTHFKHLEAHNRGPALVKQMAARGGLHNWIGEPTCVMFRRRLALEAGGFRDDVYQLVDLDIWYRLMLRSSVGFVPQELSVRTHTATTESARNLSLRRYWLDQLRILTWLTMDPAASAGVRTLARLWWLPAWLSLLQAVVWGPQRWTSLKTFSQAPFREYARARRFRASLASTT from the coding sequence TTGAACGACAACGATATTGCACGTGCGCCGAAGATCTCGGTTTGTGTGCCGATGTACAACAACGGTGCCACCATCGCGCGTTGCCTGACCAGCATCTTGGACCAAGACGGCGTCGACTTCGAAATCTTGGTGGTCGACGACGATTCCACCGACGACTGTGCCGCCACTGTCGCGGCAATGCTCAGACCGCAGGATCGATTGGTGCGCAACGCACCTCGGCTCGGCCTCAACGGGAACCACAACAGGTGCCTGGAGGTGGCGCGCGGCGAACTCGTCCAATTCGTGCACGGCGACGACTGGCTGCTACCCGGCGCACTGCGGGCACTGACCTCTTGCTTCGACGACGTCGACGTCGGAATGGCTTTCGCTCCACGCAAAGTGGAGACCGACGATCAGGACTTCCAGCGGCAATACGGAGTCCTGCACACACACTTCAAACACCTGGAAGCCCACAATCGTGGACCGGCGCTCGTCAAGCAGATGGCGGCGCGCGGTGGACTCCACAACTGGATAGGCGAGCCGACGTGTGTGATGTTTCGGCGTCGGCTGGCTTTGGAGGCGGGCGGCTTCCGCGACGACGTGTATCAACTCGTCGATCTCGATATCTGGTACCGATTGATGTTGCGCTCCTCGGTCGGGTTCGTGCCGCAGGAACTGTCCGTGCGGACGCACACTGCGACGACCGAGTCGGCTCGTAACCTGTCCCTGCGGCGGTACTGGCTCGATCAACTCCGCATTCTCACCTGGTTGACGATGGACCCAGCCGCGTCGGCGGGTGTCCGCACCCTCGCGCGTCTGTGGTGGCTACCGGCCTGGCTGTCTCTGCTGCAGGCCGTGGTCTGGGGACCGCAGCGCTGGACGTCTCTGAAGACCTTCAGCCAGGCGCCGTTTCGTGAATACGCTCGGGCGCGCCGTTTTCGGGCATCGCTCGCCTCGACTACATGA
- a CDS encoding glycosyltransferase family 2 protein has product MTPRVSVVVPSYNSVDFIRATMESILAQTFSDFELLVSDHSSTDGTWEALHEFAADPRVRLNRLPSGGGAPANWNAVTGLARGELIKLVCGDDLLAPRCLGEQVSALDAHPSAVMVASPRDVIDAAGNRVIRKRGLAGLSGEVPGTDAIRRTVLAGTNIYGEPASVLLRRSALLEAGGWDGCFPYMIDVATYCAVLLRGNLVALPQSLASFRVSELQWSVQLAHAQAEQAIAFSRYFAAAHPGILNSRDLLTGRMRARAIAIARRVVYSWLGRRMRSEAAKSDVRQAKQ; this is encoded by the coding sequence GTGACACCACGCGTATCGGTTGTTGTTCCGTCATACAACAGCGTCGACTTCATCCGGGCTACGATGGAATCTATACTGGCCCAGACCTTTTCAGATTTTGAGTTGCTGGTTTCGGATCACAGCTCTACCGACGGGACATGGGAAGCGTTGCACGAATTCGCGGCTGATCCCCGGGTTCGCTTGAATCGCTTGCCATCTGGTGGCGGCGCGCCGGCGAACTGGAACGCTGTGACCGGCCTGGCCAGGGGGGAGTTGATTAAACTGGTCTGCGGCGACGATCTGCTTGCGCCACGATGTTTGGGGGAGCAGGTTTCTGCTTTGGATGCCCACCCATCAGCGGTGATGGTTGCCAGTCCCAGAGACGTCATCGACGCAGCGGGAAACCGGGTCATAAGAAAGCGCGGCCTGGCAGGCCTGAGTGGCGAAGTCCCCGGGACCGATGCTATCCGGAGGACTGTCTTGGCGGGCACCAACATCTACGGCGAGCCGGCGTCTGTGCTATTACGGCGCTCGGCCTTGCTGGAGGCAGGCGGTTGGGACGGTTGCTTCCCGTATATGATCGACGTTGCGACATACTGTGCGGTATTGCTTCGTGGAAATCTTGTAGCCTTGCCGCAATCATTAGCTTCCTTCCGGGTCAGTGAGTTGCAGTGGAGTGTGCAGTTGGCCCACGCCCAGGCCGAACAGGCGATCGCCTTCAGTCGCTACTTCGCGGCGGCTCATCCCGGAATACTCAACTCGCGTGATCTATTGACGGGTCGTATGCGAGCCCGGGCTATCGCCATCGCACGGCGCGTGGTCTACAGCTGGCTAGGCCGACGGATGCGCAGCGAAGCCGCGAAAAGCGATGTCCGCCAGGCAAAACAATAA
- a CDS encoding GtrA family protein, whose product MLGVPGPLFRLVRDQRVAFLIVGGLNTAIGTAWFVLFLWLLPRGPFSYLGALACAHVLAVLCAFVLYRRFVFRVSGHVWRDLARFELVNLSTLAFNFATLPVLVEAFGWPPLPSQLAVTVTTVVYSWFAHRGFSFRRSPAELDERHNAAL is encoded by the coding sequence ATGCTCGGGGTTCCCGGGCCGTTGTTTCGGCTGGTCCGTGACCAGCGTGTCGCGTTCCTCATCGTGGGGGGACTCAACACTGCGATTGGGACCGCGTGGTTCGTCCTGTTCCTCTGGCTTCTGCCCCGTGGGCCCTTTAGTTACCTCGGAGCCCTGGCATGCGCACATGTACTCGCCGTCCTGTGTGCCTTCGTCCTCTACCGCAGGTTCGTTTTTCGGGTAAGCGGCCATGTGTGGCGAGACCTGGCCCGGTTTGAGTTGGTAAACCTTTCAACTCTGGCCTTCAATTTCGCTACCTTGCCGGTTCTCGTCGAGGCTTTCGGCTGGCCGCCGCTCCCATCTCAACTTGCGGTGACTGTCACAACGGTTGTTTACAGCTGGTTCGCGCACCGAGGCTTCTCATTTCGTCGCAGTCCAGCCGAACTTGATGAACGCCATAACGCCGCACTGTGA
- a CDS encoding DUF2029 domain-containing protein — protein sequence MSRTLELLRGTVSASWRRKATVNGQSERAVLIGTVLVASMISLATGFVLAEYYSIDVFSSLIVFLPDDCYQDWPTRVGRHCFSDYSITANIGTVPNPWDPYPLYLPPDFKPTHFNYTAAGMVPHVAFALVGKWLGMPRFGLFAYLLFLAAAVFSPAVWAARGARGVERIVVFLVCGAAAVPAWVVLDRGNSVGFVVPVALIFLVTLCRQRWGLVTVTVVLAALVKPQFAVLVVVLFAARQWRLGGIAVLGVAISNLAAYLLWPRDFPHTIMQSIGNTVGYSGGSQVATVEGSNASFGKALLAIPDGIKAQLSGGKIPDGFLAETRSLIGYVLLLVVVVLVAALGKRVPPVMAGIVLLATASLFPALSNPYYLVFVLPVAAVVVRDPDGAPGRGIFDRAETVGIGRRVVGVCVSIATALSIAQIPLPTATRRVVQSGTDVVLILVDSTMSLAPSLWLIALVSIFVSYVRRPVTAGSVAERSQPVASRAAEESPATGADHVSVADQDA from the coding sequence GTGAGCCGAACCCTCGAACTTCTGCGGGGAACGGTAAGCGCAAGCTGGCGACGGAAAGCTACGGTCAACGGCCAGTCTGAGCGCGCTGTGTTAATTGGAACCGTCCTTGTCGCGTCGATGATTTCCCTCGCGACGGGCTTTGTGCTTGCGGAGTATTACTCAATCGACGTTTTTTCCTCCCTCATAGTATTTCTCCCTGATGACTGCTACCAGGACTGGCCTACCCGGGTCGGTCGGCATTGCTTCAGCGACTATTCCATCACCGCGAATATCGGGACGGTTCCCAACCCTTGGGATCCATACCCGCTGTACCTTCCGCCGGACTTCAAACCGACCCATTTCAATTACACCGCGGCAGGGATGGTGCCGCATGTAGCGTTCGCCCTTGTTGGTAAGTGGCTGGGGATGCCGCGATTTGGATTATTTGCTTACCTGCTATTTCTTGCGGCTGCTGTCTTCAGCCCTGCCGTATGGGCCGCCCGCGGTGCCCGCGGTGTGGAGCGAATTGTCGTATTCCTGGTTTGCGGGGCGGCGGCCGTCCCGGCCTGGGTAGTTCTCGATCGGGGTAATTCGGTCGGCTTCGTCGTGCCAGTGGCGCTCATCTTTTTAGTGACCTTGTGTCGGCAGCGGTGGGGATTGGTTACGGTCACGGTGGTTTTGGCGGCTTTGGTGAAACCCCAGTTCGCTGTCCTGGTAGTTGTTTTGTTTGCTGCTCGGCAGTGGCGGCTCGGCGGTATTGCTGTGTTGGGCGTCGCAATCTCCAACCTCGCTGCTTATCTGCTGTGGCCCCGGGATTTCCCCCACACCATCATGCAGTCGATCGGCAATACCGTCGGCTACAGCGGAGGATCGCAGGTAGCGACTGTTGAGGGTTCGAACGCGTCGTTCGGCAAGGCCCTCTTGGCAATCCCGGACGGCATCAAAGCGCAACTATCGGGTGGGAAGATCCCAGATGGATTCCTTGCCGAGACGCGATCCCTCATCGGTTACGTACTTTTACTGGTAGTAGTCGTCCTCGTTGCCGCCTTGGGCAAGCGTGTGCCGCCAGTGATGGCCGGGATAGTTCTGCTGGCCACGGCTTCGCTCTTCCCGGCTCTCAGCAACCCCTATTATCTAGTGTTCGTTTTGCCGGTCGCGGCAGTCGTGGTCAGAGACCCCGACGGGGCACCCGGCCGAGGCATCTTCGACCGGGCGGAAACCGTGGGTATTGGCCGTCGAGTGGTCGGGGTGTGCGTAAGCATCGCGACGGCGCTGTCTATCGCTCAAATCCCGTTGCCCACCGCGACGCGGCGGGTTGTCCAATCAGGCACGGATGTCGTTCTGATCTTGGTCGATAGCACGATGTCGCTGGCGCCAAGCCTTTGGCTCATCGCGCTTGTTTCCATTTTCGTGTCCTACGTCAGGCGTCCGGTCACGGCCGGCAGCGTGGCGGAGCGGAGTCAGCCGGTAGCTTCGCGCGCTGCTGAAGAATCTCCCGCCACGGGGGCAGATCACGTATCCGTTGCGGACCAGGACGCGTGA
- a CDS encoding glycosyltransferase family 2 protein, protein MGVLIAVPVFGQHEYTHALVGDLEREGADYVIIDNRGDYPKIGNERVMTPGQNLGWGGGSELGFRVAFSEGYAHAMTLNNDTRISKGFVAGLLDPRLPEDAGIVGPMIDHGFLCAEVEQPVDAAEYTPRPFYRSVPAVEGVALMLSRDCWLQIGGMDLRTFGRYGWGIDLDLVLRARDANFGCYTTEMAYINHFGRVTAKDAFGRKRYEFLAEQVMNHGMRKTHGRGWQKRFPPGTLPKPGWRKTGIAYQSFPLES, encoded by the coding sequence GTGGGTGTCCTGATCGCGGTTCCGGTATTCGGACAACATGAATACACGCACGCTCTGGTGGGGGATCTGGAGCGTGAGGGCGCCGACTACGTCATCATCGACAATCGCGGCGACTATCCCAAGATCGGCAATGAACGCGTCATGACGCCGGGACAAAACCTGGGCTGGGGCGGGGGGAGTGAACTCGGTTTCCGGGTGGCTTTTTCCGAGGGTTACGCGCACGCGATGACGCTGAACAACGACACGCGGATCTCCAAGGGGTTCGTCGCCGGATTGCTCGATCCGCGACTACCGGAGGACGCGGGCATTGTCGGCCCGATGATCGACCACGGGTTCCTGTGCGCGGAAGTGGAACAGCCGGTCGATGCCGCCGAATATACGCCGCGCCCGTTCTACCGGTCGGTGCCCGCGGTGGAGGGTGTCGCGTTGATGCTCTCTCGCGACTGCTGGTTGCAGATCGGCGGGATGGACCTGCGCACTTTTGGGCGCTACGGGTGGGGTATTGACCTCGACCTGGTGCTACGCGCCCGCGACGCCAATTTTGGTTGCTACACCACGGAAATGGCCTACATCAACCACTTCGGCCGGGTCACCGCGAAGGACGCCTTCGGGCGCAAGCGCTACGAATTTCTTGCCGAGCAGGTGATGAATCATGGGATGCGCAAGACGCACGGGCGGGGCTGGCAGAAGCGATTTCCGCCTGGAACCTTGCCGAAGCCGGGGTGGAGAAAAACCGGCATCGCGTACCAGAGCTTCCCCTTGGAGTCGTAA
- a CDS encoding rhamnan synthesis F family protein — translation MNLRAFREEQQRAARIAAARYRFGRDASGFVCETHQELPAQPPPDRRTLVFFAHFDPQGVVDPYVVYYLKQLQGLGATIVFVSGSPTLSPDSVAPLRSVCAGIYTRRTLSLDFGSWHLAWCIVRRQGWSLDQFDRFVLANDSVYGPLFPLEEMWSTFRDADMYGAIESEELGRHLQSFFLAWDLNPRTRSFLTNFWNRFQYVVDKQKLIRRYELGLSKGARKAGLAVKPFLSAATINAAYERSSGHQWAAKFQGEPFNNTLYFWDGLIEHLRFPFLKTILPRHNSPWHDSMTQLQEFLERHTDYPYELIRANVERLGCGAPAWVRPSSTTR, via the coding sequence TTGAACCTCCGCGCCTTCCGCGAAGAGCAGCAGCGCGCCGCGCGTATCGCTGCGGCACGCTACCGCTTTGGCCGCGACGCGTCCGGCTTCGTTTGTGAAACGCACCAGGAACTTCCAGCGCAGCCTCCGCCTGATCGACGGACGCTCGTCTTCTTCGCGCACTTCGACCCGCAGGGCGTCGTCGATCCCTATGTCGTCTACTACCTGAAGCAGTTGCAGGGACTTGGTGCCACCATCGTGTTTGTATCCGGTTCGCCGACGCTGTCACCCGACTCCGTCGCGCCGCTGCGATCGGTGTGTGCCGGCATCTACACCAGACGCACCCTGTCCCTCGATTTCGGTTCCTGGCATCTGGCCTGGTGCATCGTTCGGCGTCAGGGTTGGTCCCTCGACCAGTTCGATCGCTTCGTGCTCGCCAACGACAGCGTTTACGGTCCGCTGTTTCCGCTGGAAGAGATGTGGTCCACGTTCCGCGACGCCGACATGTACGGCGCCATCGAGAGCGAGGAGCTGGGGCGGCACCTGCAGTCGTTCTTCCTGGCGTGGGATCTGAACCCCCGCACCCGGAGCTTCCTCACCAACTTCTGGAATCGCTTCCAGTACGTCGTCGACAAGCAAAAACTGATCAGGCGCTACGAGCTGGGCCTGTCCAAAGGTGCCCGCAAGGCCGGGCTCGCGGTCAAGCCGTTCTTGTCGGCGGCGACCATCAACGCAGCGTACGAACGGTCATCCGGTCACCAGTGGGCCGCGAAGTTTCAGGGGGAGCCGTTTAACAACACCCTGTACTTCTGGGACGGGCTGATCGAACACCTGAGGTTCCCATTCCTCAAAACCATCCTGCCGCGTCACAATTCGCCGTGGCACGACTCGATGACCCAGCTGCAGGAGTTCCTCGAGCGGCATACGGACTACCCGTACGAACTGATCCGGGCAAACGTCGAGCGGCTCGGCTGCGGCGCGCCGGCGTGGGTCAGACCGTCTTCGACGACGCGATAA
- a CDS encoding methyltransferase domain-containing protein — translation MRTVIKEFAPKSASDLLQILKYQRWRLPFRQTYQSFVDCKYGIEIGGPSGVFSTVLPLYEFVAGLDGVNFATDTVWEGQIQEGETYNFWGKRTGHQYISDATDLGQITSARYDFLLSSNCLEHVANPIKALTEWKRVIKPGGGFVLVLPNQVSNFDHRRPVTKFDHLLEDYTRDVGEDDLTHLEEILALHDLKMDPPAGDLEQFRRRSLQNLRNRTLHHHIFDADLIEKLLTHLGFDVRDVTTTRTDFFALAVKGSS, via the coding sequence ATGCGCACTGTAATCAAGGAATTCGCCCCGAAATCGGCGAGTGACCTGCTGCAAATACTGAAGTACCAGCGCTGGCGGTTGCCGTTTCGGCAAACGTATCAGTCGTTCGTCGACTGCAAATACGGAATAGAGATCGGCGGGCCGAGCGGGGTCTTCAGCACCGTGCTGCCCCTCTACGAGTTCGTGGCTGGCCTCGATGGAGTCAACTTCGCCACCGACACCGTCTGGGAAGGGCAGATCCAGGAGGGCGAAACCTATAACTTCTGGGGGAAACGCACCGGGCACCAGTACATTTCCGATGCGACAGACCTTGGTCAGATCACTTCGGCACGCTACGACTTCCTGCTCTCCTCGAACTGCTTGGAGCACGTCGCGAATCCCATCAAGGCACTGACGGAATGGAAACGGGTTATCAAACCGGGCGGAGGGTTCGTCCTCGTACTGCCGAACCAGGTCAGCAACTTCGATCACCGTCGTCCGGTCACCAAGTTCGACCATCTACTCGAGGATTACACCCGCGATGTGGGTGAGGACGACCTCACCCACCTGGAAGAAATCCTGGCGCTGCACGACCTGAAGATGGACCCGCCCGCGGGAGACCTCGAGCAGTTTCGGCGGCGCAGCCTTCAAAACCTGCGCAATCGAACTCTTCACCACCACATCTTCGACGCCGATCTGATCGAAAAGTTGTTGACTCACCTAGGTTTTGACGTACGGGACGTGACCACCACCCGAACCGACTTTTTCGCACTCGCCGTCAAAGGCTCATCGTGA